One segment of Castanea sativa cultivar Marrone di Chiusa Pesio chromosome 3, ASM4071231v1 DNA contains the following:
- the LOC142628493 gene encoding L10-interacting MYB domain-containing protein-like, which produces MGTQTPASSNRTRTNWTPAMECYFIDLLLDQVHRRNRMGHILKKKAWTDMLTVQCHFGTPYDKKALKSHYTNLWTQFNDVKSLLGQNGFSWDDTKQMVVASHHVWDAYIKVHPEAQLYRNKTLINFNDLCLIYAHTTADGRYCLSSHDIDFDDDIQGVNTGVFLYPVMDQQK; this is translated from the exons ATGGGCACCCAAACGCCTGCAAGTAGCAATCGTACAAGGACAAACTGGACACCAGCAATGGAGTGCTATTTTATTGATCTTTTGTTAGATCAGGTGCATAGGAGGAATAGGATGGgccatatattaaaaaaaaaagcttggaCTGATATGCTGACCGTTCAATGCCATTTTGGAACCCCATATGATAAAAAGGCCTTGAAAAGTCACTACACTAATTTGTGGACTCAATTCAATGATGTAAAGAGTCTACTTGGTCAGAATGGATTTTCATGGGATGATACTAAACAAATGGTGGTTGCCAGTCATCATGTTTGGGATGCTTACATCAAG GTTCACCCAGAGGCACAGTTATACAGAAACAAAACCTTGATAAACTTCAACGATTTGTGCTTGATATATGCACATACAACCGCAGATGGAAGATACTGCTTATCAAGTCATGATATAGACTTTGATGATGACATTCAAGGAGTGAATACTGGTGTGTTTTTATATCCTGTAATGGATCAGCAGAAATGA
- the LOC142628494 gene encoding uncharacterized protein LOC142628494, translating to MLTPDYNDLCLIYGNPASDELCNEARQDLGCNGFEFSEGAGLNNSYYRGTDWTPLMDRYFIDLMSEQVRNGSMVDQKFNKLSWTDMIAKFSVEFGSQHDKDVLKSRFMNLRERFNDMKTLLGQSGFTWNEVKQMIRVEDDVWDAYVKVHPDARTYRNRTLPNVNDLFLIYGNDNTEQRQNYSDHFLDVEDYELGVNIDEEDYQSPVNNDPLRINWTREMDRYFIVLMLEQLHRGNKIGRTYNAQAWTWMNASFSKKIGFLCDKDVLEDRYWSLRKEYMNITDILNHNGFAWDGIRQTMTADDHVWEAYIKDHPDTVTYRDKILDDYCDLCLIYGNESQHGRSSYFDVKMEINTNTLGMGIDNINGETLSPATEFEISHQKRKRKSAPLSTSACIQKVRRTIKKETLEAVEGKPCVVKTYLGTEEDKDYSSIECIVAALQTVPDMDDEIFLEACELLEDERKAKMFVAMDVTARRKWLLKKLRR from the exons ATGCTGACGCCAGATTATAATGACTTGTGCTTGATTTATGGAAATCCAGCTTCTGATGAACTGTGTAATGAAGCGCGTCAAGATCTAGGATGTAATGGTTTTG AATTTTCTGAAGGTGCCGGACTTAATAATAGCTATTACCGAGGAACTGATTGGACACCATTGATGGACCGATATTTTATTGATCTAATGTCAGAGCAAGTTCGCAATGGAAGTATGGTTGATCAAAAATTCAACAAGCTATCTTGGACTGATATGATTGCAAAGTTTAGTGTAGAATTTGGGTCTCAGCATGACAAAGATGTCCTAAAGAGTCGTTTTATGAATTTGAGGGAGCGGTTCAATGATATGAAAACTCTTCTTGGCCAGAGTGGCTTTACTTGGAATGAAGTGAAACAAATGATACGTGTTGAAGATGATGTCTGGGATGCTTATGTTAAG GTACATCCTGATGCAAGAACATACCGCAATAGAACTCTCCCAAATGTCAATGatttgtttttgatatatgGAAATGACAACACTGAGCAAAGGCAAAATTACTCTGATCACTTTTTGGATGTTGAGGACTATGAGCTGGGAGTAAAtattg ATGAAGAGGATTACCAGTCCCCTGTTAATAATGATCCTCTGAGGATAAATTGGACAAGGGAAATGGACCGTTATTTTATTGTCCTTATGTTAGAACAGTTGCACAGAGGGAATAAGATTGGTCGTACATACAATGCTCAAGCTTGGACCTGGATGAATGCAtcatttagtaaaaaaattggaTTCCTTTGTGACAAAGATGTACTAGAAGATCGGTATTGGAGCTTGAGGAAAGAGTATATGAACATCACAGATATCCTCAATCATAATGGCTTTGCTTGGGATGGAATTCGCCAAACAATGACAGCTGATGATCATGTTTGGGAAGCTTATATCAAG GATCATCCAGATACAGTTACATACAGAGATAAGATCTTGGATGATTATTGTGATTTGTGCTTGATTTATGGTAATGAAAGTCAGCATGGTAGATCAAGTTATTTCGACGTAAAAATGGAGATCAACACCAACACCCTAGGGATGGGGATTGACAATATAAATGGAGAGACGCTATCTCCAGCTACTGAGTTTGAAATATCTCATCAGAAAAGAAAGCGAAAATCTGCTCCTTTGTCAACCTCAGCATGTATCCAAAAGGTTAGGAGAACCATCAAGAAAGAGACACTAGAGGCAGTTGAGGGGAAGCCATGTGTAGTGAAAACATATTTGGGTACTGAGGAAGACAAAGACTACAGCTCAATAGAATGTATAGTTGCAGCACTTCAAACCGTTCCTGACATGGATGATGAGATCTTCTTGGAGGCTTGTGAACTTTTAGAAGATGAGAGAAAGGCCAAGATGTTCGTGGCCATGGATGTGACAGCACGGAGGAAGTGGTTATTGAAAAAGCTTCGACGGTAG